The Saccharomyces paradoxus chromosome XV, complete sequence DNA window TTACCAACTCGCTGATGTAGATGTCATTAGTGCCTTGGAATATTAtccttttttcaaaatatgcATTCAACTGTGGGAAAAGTatactgttttcttttttttaccttaAATAAATGAGTTCATCTTACATTATCTACTCTCGGTAGAAATAGGTGTACGGATTTTGAAGATCCCCTTCCCCAGTTTCTCGCTAATCTCTGCTGACGGATCTTATTTTGTGACAAAGTTTGTGCCTTGAAAGCGCCGTTTCACGGCCCGCCATCAGCAGGACCCTTTTTTGTGCGGCTGCTAAATCCATAAAGATACCGCCGGCGCCTTTTGCCTGAAAGCGTATTACAGTATGTATTTACCGATGAAATTGATTCGATTCCACTAAGTACAGTTCTGAAGTACCTTTTTGCTTAGAATGAATGTCGGTTTTTTATCGTGTCCGAAAATGAGTTCTTTTTGGGAGCTATTTGTaataattatataaaaactCGAAATCATCTTTGAGTAAATCCCTTATGAAACAAAATGCGCCGAGCTAAGATAAGGACAAGTATGTAAGATAAATCTCACGATCCTAGATATATATGGTAATTAACGTGACTAAAAATGGTATACTTTTGATTATATTTTGTGTAGGTTTTGTTATGAAGAGGATCTTACGAAATCACGTCAAACATTCAAGAACCAAAACATTTAAAAATTGCATAAGTACAACCGTGTACTCGATTTTTTGGTGTCAAATCCCATCTCTACGAAATGTCATTATAACCTGTGGCGCCTATTTCCTTTCTGAAGCTGttgaaatcttttgaaCGGTTCGCCACTTGCCCAAAAAGGCAAGGTACCATTGGTTTCCATTGCTTGTGCTTTGATaagcttttctttcatttgtCTATGTAACAATTCCTTCATACCTAACACACTTTTCGGGTAAAGGCCATCTAAACTTTGCTTTAAGTCTTGAAGAACTTTCTTGTTAAAGATTTCAGTATCAGCtaattgataattttttgtaataatAGTTCCTAATAATTCTTTGAATAGAACTGGTGTACTGAAAATCATATGCTCATTCGCAGAATTTATACCCAGTTTTTGAGTCAGAGTAACTGAAGTGCCCACTTCTGCAACGAAACCGAGATTGCTGAAGgggaaaagaagaaataccGAATCATTTTGCGAGTAAACAATGTCACAAAGAGCCACCAGTGATGCGCTGAGACCAATGGCAGGCCCATTCAAACAACACACCAGAACCTTTTTATGGACTGCAAATGCGTTTGCCACAAATATATTGGGAGAGCTTATGGCAGATACCagctttgaaattttctccACTTCGTTGGT harbors:
- the DCI1 gene encoding putative dodecenoyl-CoA isomerase DCI1 (Peroxisomal protein~similar to YOR180C); this translates as MSNRVRYDIDGHFFIIKLIDPKHLNSLTFEDFVYIALLLHKANEIDSVLFTVLQSSGKYFSSGGKFSAVNKLNEGESTNEVEKISKLVSAISSPNIFVANAFAVHKKVLVCCLNGPAIGLSASLVALCDIVYSQNDSVFLLFPFSNLGFVAEVGTSVTLTQKLGINSANEHMIFSTPVLFKELLGTIITKNYQLADTEIFNKKVLQDLKQSLDGLYPKSVLGMKELLHRQMKEKLIKAQAMETNGTLPFWASGEPFKRFQQLQKGNRRHRL